The Leptodactylus fuscus isolate aLepFus1 chromosome 1, aLepFus1.hap2, whole genome shotgun sequence nucleotide sequence cagccccacagcatgatgctgccaccaccatgcttgactgtagggatggtattcttggggtcgtatgcagtgccatccagtctccaaacgtcacatgtgtggttggcaccaaagatctcgatcttggtctcatcagaccagagaaccttgaaccagtctgtctcagagtcctccaactgatcatgagcaaactgtagacgagccttgacatgacgctttgaaagtaaagataccttacgggctcgtctggaacggagaccattgcggtggagtacgttacttatggtattgactgaaaccaatgtccccactgccatgagatcttcccgaagctccttccttcttgtccttgggttagccttgactcttcggacaagcatggcatcggcacgggaggaaactttcaaaggctgtccaggccgtggaaggctaacagtagttccaaaagccttccacttccggatgatgctcccaacagtggagacaggtaggcccaactccttggaaagggttttgtaccccttgccagccttgtgaccctccacgatcttgtctctgatggccttggaatgctcctttgtctttcccatgttgaccatgtatgagtgctgttcacaagtttggggagggtcttaaatagtcagaaaaggctggaaaaagagataattaatccaaacatgtgaagctcattgttctttgtgcctgaactacttcttaatactttaggggaaccaaacagaattctggtggtttgaggggttgaataataaatgaccctctgaataaacttttcacaatttaaaaaaaattaaacaaagaaataacattcttttttgctgcagtgcatttcacacttccaggctgatctacagtccaagtgtcacaatgccaagttaattccgaatgtgtaaacctgctaaatctgcagggggttgaatactacttgtaggcactgtatatgtaaGGAGGGCTTTTTATAAGTGGAAAACTTATTTATAAGGtgggtttattattagagatgagtaaatACTATTTGAatcggcagtttcaaatagcatgcccccataggaatgaacgggagcggccggcgcgcaagggggttaagcagctggaCGCCGGCTGCTTCCaaatatgggagcgtgctattcgaaactgccatttgaatagtattcgttcatctgtAGTTATTATTAATAAGTAAGGAACTATGTATAGCAGGCCATAATAAGGGTGAAATTATACATAAGGCAGCTATTATAAAGTGGGAGCTTTTATTTATAAGAGACACTTTATTAGGGGGGAATTGTTaaaggggctattatttatacagGGGCTATTACTATtaatggggactattatttataagagggctaaTAATAAGGGCTATTTATGAGGGAGCACTAATATTTATAAGGGGGAAATTCTGCTTCATTTTCCACTTGCATTCAGTCGTGGTATTGCTGTGACAGGTGCAGGGCATTGGCATTCTGTTGCTTTactctgctgattaggcccagatgattTGGCTTAATTGTCAGGGACTCCTGAGCCGCACAATCtgtagcaagatcgagcaggacactgatttctttcagcgtcctgctgtaatctctgtctcccattgaaaacaataggagacagATTTGGAGAGGAATCTACAGCAGATTCAGGGggattcctatgtgtgaatgtGCCCTCActgataagggggaactattacagCTAAAGGGGGATTCTGAATGGGGCACatgtgcattcagtattctgtttgaggACCCCCGAATAGcatcctatacgcattaaaaagcaaccacacggaccccatagactataatgggtgtggtttctgcacaaaacatggagAGAAAAATATTGCTtccctctgcatgatttgtgcagacaccgagcagaaacccaattatagtctacatgattgctccccattgaaatgaatgggctgcttttttcactacgagcgctcccattgaagtgaatgggaagtgctccgaatgagctgagctagccgtacatgcgagcacttcccattcacttcaatgggagcgctcgtagtgaaaaaagcagcccattcatttctatggggagcgctcgtatgccggttcccatagaaatgaatgggaactgctttatacgcgctgattctgaaagtgttttaacgttcagaatcaggcagcgtatcaatagtgtgaatgcacccttattcaaagactactgaggcaatttacatacaaaaggcagGTGCGAAAtattctttctaaaggctacgtaagtatgtgcttagctaaaaatgacttttcccaatgatagagcccctttaactaaccactttttaacgcgtacaggtttctgttcagggtgtCCACAAGcgtactccctgaatggaataccgaacgcagatgtgaactgggccttagtcgGCTCAAAGGTGGTCCCTTGAATTGTGTGTGGGCAAAAGGGAGAGGCAGTTATTACTGTTTTGGGGACATAAAGGGGCATATTAAAAGGGCTGCCACTGTCTTCTGAAGTCACTGAGTATGGTGGCGTTGTCGGTATATCACATTTTGGGTCATCGCTGAATTTCGCCCAGGGCCACAGTTTATCTAAAACCAGCTCCAGTAACATATATCGGTGACAATCCAAGTCTCCATCTGTGACTGAACAGGATCTGCTAGTTACAGCTCCTTGTCTCCCCTCAGCACATATGTATGATGGAAATGTGTAAGAGTAGAGAATGGTTACGTGTCCTCCACAGGGTGTGGGCACCAGGTGGTAGTGAGCTCACAGGCTCCTTTACCTGCACACTGGGCGGCTCCCTTACACAATGTACCTGCTCCCACGCCGGATGCTTTGAGGGAATTTGCTCACATTTAGGGGACAGGCAGGAAATACCCATCCTCAGGAATTCGGAGCTCTTTGCCCGTATATGGGGATTTTTCTCGTCAACCAATAGGAGAGCAGGGCGGAGCCACAGACATTGACTCAATCAGAGGAAACTGACTCAGATAGACGGCCGGGGCGCAGAGATTGAAGAGCTGACTGGACCGGACCGGACCTCGCTTCTCACATAGCAGCAGCAATGAGCACCCAGTTCAACAAGGGCCCATCCTATGGCTTGTCTGCGGAAGTTAGGAATAGGGTAAGGAGATGAGAGTATGGCGGGGACAGCTCAGGTAACTTCCATCCTTTCCCAGTCTCCGCTCTATCCCGCGCTCCCCTCTGTAACTCTTCTGGGCAGTCCCTGCAGTGATGTGACGAGGCCCGGGTCACCGCCATCCCGCTGCCAGGGCTGGGGCTCGTCTTGCTCCGTTTCCTGCCTCAGTAGGTGTGTCTGAGATATGAGGAGACATCTTCTGGTTTCTTCATTGTGCTCCAGAGCTTCTTGAAGTCTTACTCCTGTAACTTCACTGTTCCTCGCAGATTGGGTTACTAGGAGTGTCCCATAGGAACTAGGATGGCATGTTTTATATAGTCTTATATCTTTATACAATGCTTCCTAGTTCTGTAACTAAAGGCTACATCACTAATCTGCAGTGTATACCCCAGGGGTATAGCGCCACCCTCAGGGTACCCCACTGGTCACACACACTGGGGTCCTTTTGCTACAGGTTAGGACTGCCATATCTGCTCTTTCGGCTTATATAATAGGGGATTGTTTTCTAGCCATGTGATATCCCATTAGTGTTGTAGTGGACACCCTATTTAATAATAGTTCAGCCTCTTTAGTTGACCAGAAATGCGGGTGATTTCTCTAGAAgcatcccctccccccatgtccTATAGGAAAATAGTGGCATGTAAAAGGGACCTTAATGAGGACCCTCTACCTCTCCTGGCCTggtttaataaataaatgtactCCATTATTTACCATTACTCTATTATTCCTCTTGAAAATGCGTCTACTGGGCATTACCATTCAAAATGTCAAAGGGGTTTGTCCCTACAGTCTGATGGTGCAGAACTGATTGGACTGTGACTGACTGAGTAGGGACACACCTCCTTGACAAGGTAACACCAGTCATCAATTCAATAATTTCAAGGCGGTAAATAGAGAGATGGCACAATGAAGAGTGATGGGAAAATGTGCCATAGAGTTGTTGGAAGATGCAATATATTCACCAATTTAGGTTTCTTTTGATGATCAGAATAACTTTGCATGTTGCACTGTTCTATAGAGTTTGCTATGACTGGGTGGAAGGTTGGTGTATAAAAAGGATAATAAGAACAGACACTTCAAATAAATGATGTTGGATCTGTCATCAgcccccagtcctgcagaaaCTGAAGCTATGATGCCAGTGGGCAtcatgagggtttacatacagtacacaatatatacaaaacAGATATAATATAGTGACCGACTTGCACAGtgtgatagagggccctgcccacaagggcttacagtctttgaggcaagagggatagagacagaaggagagggggagactgtacaggtggtggtgtggtgatagtagtgttattggatGTTGTAGACctccctgaataggtgagtcttcacggccttcttgaagcctgtaattgtgggggtcagtcttatgtgttttaataatgagttccagagtatgggattCCCAATGTTATTGTCCTAAGGGGAAGCCTtcatacggagtaaacgcgcgtgtatttttgcaaaatacacgtgtaaaaataagactcccattgacttcaatgacattttacaggcgtatttttacacgtgtgatGAATCCCTTGATGGAatagaatgatagaatccctttaacgggaTTGTCCAGGAGTTAGGTAAATCAGTAGGTGGAGGCTGGAGAAAGTCTAaattcacaccagcgttggctctCCATACAGGAATTtcactctgcatttttcaccattttttttggcggaaaccacacagaccctattatagtccatgagGTCCATGGGTAACTTTTTAAATGGATtacgtttccatttggggagtccccaagtggaccccccgaatggaaacctgtatgcagatgtgaacatagcttaatttggattaaaaaaaaaaatcattttctccTGTACCCAGAGCTCTGATGTCTGTTGGTGCTTTCTATTTGGGCTCTTTCCTGCCTTTGCCGGCGAAAGTCCTGTGCCACATGTGACCGCAGGCGCCAAAGAAGCCGGACATCCCATGTAGAAGTCTGGGACACTTTACTACTATCCCTGCCTTCCTAATTGTCGTATACATGTTCTGTTTTGTAAGCCATTTAGTAGTCTGGCATTCTGACCTTTGCTAGTATTGTGACATTACAGTAAATACTTGTTTACACTTGCCACAATATTATCATATGATCACCTTCTAGCATGACTGTACATGTAAAGTGACTGACATTACTATTGAGAAAGACTGTCTTGTGATGAGCAGAAGGACGTGTGTGTCTGACTTACCATCCCTCAGGGAAAATGGAGGTTCATTTGCTGCCAATCCCAAATGAGCATTATATTCTGAAACATGTTTAGAATAGAAAAACTCTTCCACAAAAAAACCTTACATAATTTTTCTCTAAAGGTGTTTCTAGTGCGACTGATCAAAGCTTCTCTTCAGGAGCAGATTCCTTTCTAGTACCCTGATTTGTTGTGAAAATAGCTCCAAATTTCTGAATATTTTCTCTCCCATATTCCAGCTGGCACAGAAATATGATCCTCAAAAAGAATCCGAACTTCAAGTCTGGATTGAAGAGGTCACTGGAATGTCCATTGGACCTGATTTccagaaggggttaaaagatggCGTAATTTTATGCGAGTAAGTATTGACTGGGAGTGACAGCAAAATTAGTTTGCAATTTACACTTTATAATTTACTGGAGGTTTTTTGTTTATCTTTTTTCTCTATATACAGACTTATGAACAAGTTGAGGCCGAAATCCATCCCAAAAATAAATGTCTCCAAGCAAAACTGGCATCAGGTAACATTGTTTTTACTTTGAAAATGTATGATATTGGGCATATGTAAAGACTATGAAAACAATAAAGACTTTTCTGATCAGAATATTTtactctatattttttttattttttttttttaaaggattcaTTCATATCTCAGTGTTTAGGAACTgggcttaaagtggacctttcatcccctccaacaagccagctctttacatcagttACTAGtcactactccactgattctgccacagttggaatttttttttctctagcctccactgttcCCAAACAATTAATGCTGATattctatttaggctctgtactgtcagtagggcggtgtcaggcaagagcagacaaggggtgtctgacactggctgcctctgattggagctcggaATCACAAAAACACCCCAATACACCcatctgacactgcccttctgttaTTACAGTGATTAAATTgtccatcaggcaccaaaactaacagcactgattatgTGGAAatagtgggagctagagaaaacattccaactaCACTGGAATAAAAGGAGCaggacctattaacagatgctaagacctGGATTTGATagaggtggtgaatggtcctctttaatcaaGTGAATATGTTGTGCAATTGACATTATTCCCAAGTGACAGTTCAGTATTTCTATTGATGTGCTATATTGACATCTCTGATTTATCTTAAAGCGCTGCCCTACATAAAGAAATGTAAATTATGTTTCTAAATGCTACTTTATGATCCAGATACTTATGTTTTTCCTGTTCCTCAGCTTGAAAACCTTTCCAACTTTATTAAAGCTATGTCTGCCTATGGAATCAAATCTGTGGATCTGTTTGAAGCAAATGACCTTTTCGAAAATGGGAATATGACACAAGTCCAAGTGTCTTTGCTGGCGCTGGCAGGGATGGTATGTTGGCCATGCTCTAATTTGTGTGTTTATTCACATGAAGCAGTTTTgttgaagaaatttctgcaactgccTTCTTGTTTTGATAGAGAATTGCAGAAAACAATGCCCATACTGTAAAAACAACCCCATTCACATATGTAAAACAGACTTGGTCACATAAATTTCTGTGAAATATCTGCTGTTTGTCGACATGCTCTAATAATGTCCAGACTGCATAAACAGTGTACTAACAAAGGAAGGAGTATTAGCTACTAACCATTGCATTTTCCAAAAATCCATCACATATCCATGACCTGAATTTGGATGTGTTTTATAAGCATCAGTTAGCCACGGAGCATGTATTTTTCATTAGTCATAGTTCTATAAATATATGatatgtaacactgagagaccaaATTAAATGTAAAGTTAGTAATTATTACTTATGTAATGTTTCAGGGTGTACTGACTTTGCTTCCATTGGAAACAAACCTATAGTCTCAGGGCTTTTAAGTGCGACCAACCCACCTGGTGACCTCATTGATGCTTGAAGCTTGCTACCTGCTGTTACAGTAAATGTTTGCTGCTTGGTCATTATCTGGTCTTATTTTTAGGCAAAGACTAAAGGTCTCCACAGTGATGTGGATATTGGAGTCAAATACTCAGAGAAGCAAGAAAGAAACTTTGATGAAAACACAAAGAAGGCAGGGCAGTGTGTCATAGGACTACAAGTAAGTGTAGACACAAACATTGAGATTTCTAAATGAGTATGAAAAGAAACCTGTCTCAGAGTAGACACACCTATTGTTCACACCTATGAGTGGTCACCattcttttcactttttttttttttctaaaaaaataagGAAGTTGCTGTGGCATTTCAAGAAGATCCTGGACTCCAGTGCAAAACTAATACCAGCCCCCCACCTGTAATCTATCGTTTATAGAACATGTCCCCCTAATATTGGGAATAGACCCTAtatgggcctcctaaggctcctgggtttGGGTGGACTACATCCACAATACCCCctaaagttacgcccctgggaaaCCGACATCCAGTCTCATCCAATTGTTTTTATGGGAGTCATTCTGAATCAGCATAAAGCAAAAGTTTACTTTTTATGGCCATGGATACAATTGCGCCctgacccaggagccttaggggacccataaggtGTTtgttcccaatatgaggagaatGTGTCTTGATATGAGAACTGGGAACTGCTACAACAGCAGCTAAATGCTGACACCAGTAgtgccattgactataatggattaTGCCAGGTGTCTGTTGATTCAATACTGAAAGTGGTGAAAAAAGTCCTCCAAGTTCTTACTC carries:
- the CNN2 gene encoding calponin-2; the protein is MSTQFNKGPSYGLSAEVRNRLAQKYDPQKESELQVWIEEVTGMSIGPDFQKGLKDGVILCELMNKLRPKSIPKINVSKQNWHQLENLSNFIKAMSAYGIKSVDLFEANDLFENGNMTQVQVSLLALAGMAKTKGLHSDVDIGVKYSEKQERNFDENTKKAGQCVIGLQMGTNKCASQSGMTAYGTRRHLYDPKHNILPPVDHSTISLQMGTNKGASQVGMTAPGTRRHIYDTKTGTEKCDNSSMSLQMGYNQGANQSGQIFGLGRQIYDPKYCPKGNPDKLPDQYEDEDQHEYGYNQEQDL